AAATCCGGAAGAGCATTCAGAGGAACTGTAGAAACACCTTCATATAGAAGACTCTGCAAAAGTCAAGTAGTTTTGTAAGGCATAGTACttgattatgaagcatatcatgcaaacacaaacagaaaaagggaattaaggacaatgtacctgtttttcactctgcacagtagaaagaatcgctggattggcattcaatggaacagtagaagcaaatgtatcagaagcttgaGTGTTACAGCTAACTGGATCAGTACTAACCTGCATAAGTCaagtagttctgtaaggcataatacttgGTTATGAAGCATATCCTGAAAAGTCTAAgaaaaaatcatacaaacctTAACACACAAACGACAGGTTCCATCAAATGCTCTAGTCTTGGAAATGAAAGTTCTGAGCTGACGAGTATTACCTATCGAGAGTGGGGGGAAACTTTCAATAATACATTTCATATCCAATGAAAAACCATAACTCAAACTGATTTCTTCCTCTTTAACACTAAAATCTTCAGAGACAATCTTCATCAAATCTTCATACAGTAGATCTTCTTCTATGGAAATGATTGATGCATTCCTCTTCAAATCAACAAGAAACTCCCACTGGAGAGATTCTTTTGAGATCCATTGTCCACAGATGCACAAAACTTCCATTGTTCTACAAAATCAACTTCAAATCATCaacaaatgaataatatataacaaaacctagataatgtataacaaaatgaaatgattcaaaccttaatcaaatcagacacacgagagagagaatgagatgAATAGACGTAGAAACGACAGATCAATTGAGAAACGACGACGACGATAAAATaaacggagagacgacgacgacggatCAACGGAGAGGCgaagacgacgacggagagacgacgacgacgacgacgacgacgacgacggagagacgacgacgacaaGGACGGGgagacgacgacggagagacgacgacgacgacgacggagagacgagAAGAAGAAGCGATGAAACGAGGACGGCGACAAAttgatttcaaatttgttttttaaattagttaaagAAGGGGGCATAAGGGTAAATTGcccctttaatgaaacctatttttgtgaattCTGAtcctgagtgctagtttggggagGAAAACTTCATTTAGTGTTCTTTGTGTCATTTTCTCTTAGTTAAattttattggcttaaaatcatggaaaaaaataaatacaaaaaactatgtaaatttaatgtgttttattaagatgtgtgaaaaatctagaatatataaatttaaggaACAAAAGGAGTATAAGTTTGTGGTTTATTTAGATTAATGGAAAGTTGGTTTTTGTTACGGAGAATCCGTGAGAGTTTGGTAATTAAATACACGTTTTTTTTCGATTTAAGACTGCGGTATCAGGTAAAAACAAAAAGCATAAAATtacgtaaaaaaaaagagataaatcGAAAACCTATTTGTCCATTTCTCAATTTGGATTGGCTCTCGAGTTCGATCTTCCCTTCCCATCTTCTCCAATCGGTACGATcaagaaacatttttttttttttttgaattttgcaaTCTCAAGACTGTCGTGTTTGTTCGTTACAATTTGATAATGGATGCAGAAGTTTTCTGGCTTTGAATTGGATTCGGGTTTCTGTTAGCAGTTTGcgattttgattattttgatgATGGCAGAGATGCAGGACCAGCTCGTGTGTCATGGCTGTAGAAACACATTGCTCTATCCTAGAGGAGCTACCAACGTTCGTTGTGCCTTATGCAACACTGTCAACATGATCCCTCATCATCCTTCTCCTCATGGTATTAAACTTTGCATGTTGTGTCTTGGTTTGGTTGAGTTCTGAGAGTCTGAACACACAGCTCGTGCAGGGATGGACATGGCTCACATTGTATGTGGTGGTTGTCGAACTATGCTTATGTATACCCGTGGGGGAACTAGCGTCAGATGCTCTTGCTGTCAGACTCTCAACCTTGTTCCAGGTATATATATCATCAATTTGTCTttcacactttttttttgttttgtttcatcaCTTCCATAAATTCTTTAGATGATCTTTGTGGCCTATATAAGTAACTAGTGTTTAAGTTTGTTCTGTCTGCTGAAACTGTGCTTGCTTGATTTATTATGTAATGGACAGCACCAACACCATCCAATCAGTTTGCGCATATCAACTGTGGGAACTGTCGGACGACACTCATGTATCCGTACGGTGCATCATCTGTTAAATGCGCTGTTTGCCAGTTCGTTACTA
The sequence above is drawn from the Brassica napus cultivar Da-Ae chromosome A8, Da-Ae, whole genome shotgun sequence genome and encodes:
- the LOC106366989 gene encoding protein LSD1-like isoform X3, whose amino-acid sequence is MQDQLVCHGCRNTLLYPRGATNVRCALCNTVNMIPHHPSPHGMDMAHIVCGGCRTMLMYTRGGTSVRCSCCQTLNLVPAPTPSNQFAHINCGNCRTTLMYPYGASSVKCAVCQFVTNVNLMGNGRVPNMQNGAASPRTISTSTQSTPPSKTQTVVVENPMSVNESGKLVSNVVVGVTTCKK
- the LOC106366989 gene encoding protein LSD1-like isoform X4; the encoded protein is MQDQLVCHGCRNTLLYPRGATNVRCALCNTVNMIPHHPSPHGMDMAHIVCGGCRTMLMYTRGGTSVRCSCCQTLNLVPAPTPSNQFAHINCGNCRTTLMYPYGASSVKCAVCQFVTNVNLMGNGRVPNMQNGAASPRTISTSTSTPPSKTQTVVVENPMSVNESGKLVSNVVVGVTTCKK
- the LOC106366989 gene encoding protein LSD1-like isoform X2, with product MQDQLVCHGCRNTLLYPRGATNVRCALCNTVNMIPHHPSPHARAGMDMAHIVCGGCRTMLMYTRGGTSVRCSCCQTLNLVPAPTPSNQFAHINCGNCRTTLMYPYGASSVKCAVCQFVTNVNLMGNGRVPNMQNGAASPRTISTSTSTPPSKTQTVVVENPMSVNESGKLVSNVVVGVTTCKK
- the LOC106366989 gene encoding protein LSD1-like isoform X1; amino-acid sequence: MQDQLVCHGCRNTLLYPRGATNVRCALCNTVNMIPHHPSPHARAGMDMAHIVCGGCRTMLMYTRGGTSVRCSCCQTLNLVPAPTPSNQFAHINCGNCRTTLMYPYGASSVKCAVCQFVTNVNLMGNGRVPNMQNGAASPRTISTSTQSTPPSKTQTVVVENPMSVNESGKLVSNVVVGVTTCKK